The DNA segment CTCTGCAGGAGTAACTTCCTGGATCGTAGGAGCATTTCGCAACTCGCTCTTCTGCATTTTCACCTGACAGGGCTCACCTTCGGCCGTCTTTTGAAACGCGCTCCAGGGAGCCGGCACCAGACCTTGATCGGTGGATACTATAACATATTTCACAGAATTGTCCGTTCCGTTGATCACAACTTCCTGTATCTCACCGACATTCTGACCGGACTTGTCCTGCACTTCCTTGCCGATGAGCTTATTCGCACTCATCAGCTCGCCGATCTGCTGTTGCTGCTCCTGCGTCCACTTCTGATTCATCTGTTCCTGTTTCTGCTTCTGCTGCTTGTCCTGCTCAAGCCCCATTTCACCTTCGTGCTCAGCAGCTTGCAACCCTGCTGAGGTGGAAATGAGAACGGCAGCCAGCATCCACAACAATGACTTTTTCCTCAATAACAAGTTCATAATTTTACCCCCAATAAATTTCAGTTAAATACTACGGAAGTAGTCCAGCCAACACGACTAGAAACCGCTACCACCGTCTTCCAAACTACCATTGCTTCACATTAAAGTATAGACCAGCAATTTGCGTTTGCAATCAGGCGTGGTTATGAAAGCGCTATAATAACCAGCACCGAGGGGGCATAGTATGAGGGTAATCCATCAGGAGTAATGAGACATATGCACTCACCCTTGATGGATCGACAGGAATGGTAAAACAAAAAGGCCTGACCAGCTATTTGCCTGGCCAGGCCCTGTTTTATCTATTTATGGGACGTGAGCTCTTGCACAAAATCAAGCCATTCGGCATTGAGCTTTTCGAATGAACCCGCCGATTGCGCGAGCTCCTGGTAAAGGGAGAATTCGCTCCGCCAGCCTGGTTCGGTCTCATACAGTCTGGCAGTATAAGCCTTGAGCAACTCTGGCTTGCGCTCCATCATGAACTTAAAGAAACCCCATGCCTGGGCATAAAGATCCTTCGCTTCGTCATTGTCGCCTTTCACACCAACCTCCGTGACAAACTCATCGAGACGCCTGAGCCTGCCTTCTTTGAAAAGTTCAACCAGGCGTTTCCTCCTGATCTCATTGTCCTTATTGTAATAACCGTTTTCAAGGTAAGTGGCAAGCCCTTCAGAATACCACAAAGGGTACATGACATGGCGTTTCTGAAGACCGCTGTTAAAAGCCAGTTGGTGTGCAGCTTCATGCTGGATCTTGGTAAGGCTTTCATCTCCTTCTGCAGCCATAGCCATAATACTGCTGTTTTCAGAACCGAATCTGTCGCCATCCTCTTTAGCAATTTCGCTCGTGTCAAAGCTGGATTTGACCACGGCAACTCGATTCGTTCGGGAAGAGTAGTAACCTTTAATTCCCCCGAGATTGACGCGGTCTATCTTTTGAGCATAATTTTCAAAATCTTCAAGATCTTCAAAAGAAACCCAGGTCAGTTCCTCACTTGGTTTGCGCAACTCAAAACCTTTTTTCTTGAACAGATCCCTGAACTGGCTGTTCAACAGCTCCAGCAAACTTGCCATCCTCGCCGCTTCGTCCGGTTCGGAATCGTGTACAACCATGAAATTGCGTGTCTCGAGCTTTGCAAACCGCTTGCCGAGCTCGCCATTTAATCGAGAAGGAAGCTGCTGATCGCCACTTTTAGCCGACGCTTCGGGTGAAAACGAAAACACTGCAGCAAAGGCCAAAACCAGTAAGAGCGTAATGTTTCTGGTAAAGTTTTTTCTCATAACTAAGGTATAACACCCAAAAAAGTAACCTGGGTTATCATTATGCCAAAACGCTTACAACGATTCTACACGAACAAACACGTATACCCGAATGGGCAGTCAAAATCAGGGACTGGGAAGAACACCCAACCCGTCAGATTCGATACAAACAAAAAGAGCCCGGTCAGGCTCTTGTACTGTCGAACTACATCAGCAGCAGACTTCAGAAAAATCTACTTATTCTTAGAGATTGCAAGCTGCGATGGGTAGATTTCACCATGCATACTCTCAGGTATACTCTGTGTTCAAAAAATATTACGCCGCAAACCAAAAGTGTTACGAAATAGTAACTTTTACTAATGAATAAGGCTTGCTTTATGCCTATTTCGCCCCTAAACTATTCGCGACATTCAAATAATTATCTGGTGGATACAATGACAAACGCATCTTCGCAAAATGATTTTACGCACAAGTGCAACGCCAAAGGCATCAAGGTGACGCCCCAAAGAGCACTTATCTATAAGATATTGTCGGAATCTAAACTTCACCCATCCGCTGAACAGGTTTACAAGGACCTGACAGAATTTTTCCCAAACGCCTCTCTAGACACTGTTTATCGCACTCTTAAGACATTCGCCGATGCCGGCATTGTGGAATGCGTAGAAAGCTTCGGCCCCCCCGCTCGCTACGACGCAAACACCGCAAGCCATCACCACATACATTGCATCAATTGTGGCAAGATACTGGACATAGACAAATCCGAACTGGGCGAATTCGATGTTCCGCAAAGCTTCATAAAAAAATACTGCATCCAGAGAAAGAGACTCCTTCTCGAAGGCATATGCCTGCCCTGCCAAAAGGATGCGCCCGCAGAAAACCTGCCCTGAAACGCATTTCTCCCTAACACATCGACTCAAAATATCTGAGACATACCCGCCCGCAGATCGCAGTTTTGAACGCCTGATCACCGCCGTTAATCGAAATCGTCGCAGTTAAAGCTCGGGCAGAACCCAACTCAGCAGTTTCCGAAGTCAATGCTCCTGGATTCAACGACTTTGAAAAACCGTCCACTATCAACCTTGACGGCATAGATATGTGTTCTAGAATTTGATTAGTCGCTGCATAGATCGTCTCTTATCACGTCAGGGAGAATCAGGGGAGCAGATATGAGCAATCAAGGGCAAGTAACTACAGCCGAACTGTCAAAAAAGCTGGGCAAGCCGCACGTAAAGATAGTGGATACCCGCCCCGTCGAAGCATATAATGGATGGCGTTTGAGAGGAGAACAAAGGGGCGGCCACATTCAAACCGCCAAAAGTCTGCCCGCCAAATGGACCAGCTACATTGACTTACCCGACATTGTCCGCTCCAAAGGCATAGAGCCTGATGACGAAGTCATCCTGTATGGATATGATGCTCAGGACTGCGAACGCCCCGCAAAATGTTTCAACCGCGCCGGCTTCGGCAATATCAGCGTATACAACGGTTTCCTGAACGAGTGGTCGGCAGACGATTCCCTTCCGATGTCCCGGCTCGAGCGATACAAAAACCTTGTCTCCGCGCAGTGGCTCAAGGACCTGATCACCAACACCGCCGCCGAATACGACAATGACAACTTTGTCATCTGCCACGCACATTACCGAAATCCGGATGCCTACACATCCGGCCATATACCATCGGCGATACCGCTTGATACAAACTGGCTCGAATCGTCAGAAACCTGGAACCGCCGCTCACCCCAGGAATTACAGCAGACACTGCAGAACCTCGGCATCACCCACGAAACAACCGTAATACTCTACGGCCGATTCTCGTTTCCTAAAAACAGCGATTCATTCCCCGGCAGCAGCGCAGGCCAGCTCGCAGCCATGCGATGTGCCGCAATCATGATGTACGCAGGCGTCAGGAACATTCGAATACTCAACGGCGGACTGCAGGCCTGGCTCGACGAAGAATTTGACCTGAGCACCGAAGAAATAAAACCGAAACCCGTTTCGAGTTTCGGCCGCGACATCCCAGCCAACCCGAATGTATTCATCGACACACCCCAGGCAAAACAGGTCCTGCGGGCCGAAGACCAGAATCTCGTATCCGTCCGCAGTTGGCCCGAATTTATCGGCAAGGTCAGCGGCTACAACTATATCGAAAAGACCGGCCGAATCCCCGGAGCCGTATTCGGCAACTGCGGCAGCGACGCATATCACATGGAAAACTACCGCAACCTCGACCATACCACACGCGAGTATCATGAAATCGAGCAGCTATGGAAACAAGCAGGCATAACACCCGACAAGCTAAACGCATTTTACTGCGGCACTGGTTGGCGAGGCAGCGAAGCATTCATGAACGCATGGCTTATGGACTGGCCGCGAATATGCGTCTACGACGGCGGCTGGTTTGAATGGAGCAGCGACCCTGCTAACCCCATCGAAATAGGTGAACCGGCAACGAGCATGGCCTCATGATCGATCTAAGTGGAGACAGACAACAATGGCAACTCAGACAATCACAAAACGGACCGGCACAAAAGTTTCAATCACAAATTACCTGACAGAGACAGACAGCAATGAACTGATAGAATTGATACTGTCGGACCTGAACAGAACTCCCAGA comes from the Anaerohalosphaera lusitana genome and includes:
- a CDS encoding DUF1570 domain-containing protein, whose product is MASLLELLNSQFRDLFKKKGFELRKPSEELTWVSFEDLEDFENYAQKIDRVNLGGIKGYYSSRTNRVAVVKSSFDTSEIAKEDGDRFGSENSSIMAMAAEGDESLTKIQHEAAHQLAFNSGLQKRHVMYPLWYSEGLATYLENGYYNKDNEIRRKRLVELFKEGRLRRLDEFVTEVGVKGDNDEAKDLYAQAWGFFKFMMERKPELLKAYTARLYETEPGWRSEFSLYQELAQSAGSFEKLNAEWLDFVQELTSHK
- a CDS encoding Fur family transcriptional regulator; this encodes MTNASSQNDFTHKCNAKGIKVTPQRALIYKILSESKLHPSAEQVYKDLTEFFPNASLDTVYRTLKTFADAGIVECVESFGPPARYDANTASHHHIHCINCGKILDIDKSELGEFDVPQSFIKKYCIQRKRLLLEGICLPCQKDAPAENLP
- a CDS encoding rhodanese-like domain-containing protein, with amino-acid sequence MSNQGQVTTAELSKKLGKPHVKIVDTRPVEAYNGWRLRGEQRGGHIQTAKSLPAKWTSYIDLPDIVRSKGIEPDDEVILYGYDAQDCERPAKCFNRAGFGNISVYNGFLNEWSADDSLPMSRLERYKNLVSAQWLKDLITNTAAEYDNDNFVICHAHYRNPDAYTSGHIPSAIPLDTNWLESSETWNRRSPQELQQTLQNLGITHETTVILYGRFSFPKNSDSFPGSSAGQLAAMRCAAIMMYAGVRNIRILNGGLQAWLDEEFDLSTEEIKPKPVSSFGRDIPANPNVFIDTPQAKQVLRAEDQNLVSVRSWPEFIGKVSGYNYIEKTGRIPGAVFGNCGSDAYHMENYRNLDHTTREYHEIEQLWKQAGITPDKLNAFYCGTGWRGSEAFMNAWLMDWPRICVYDGGWFEWSSDPANPIEIGEPATSMAS